tttaaaattataatattactaacatatataaattgacaaaatataaatcatagaGCCATTATGCgcaaattctaaaaaatagtGCTTTCCATATTCAAtgcaacataaaaataaagatttcttATATAAGAGATATACTAAGTCTAACTAGTTCTTTCCATATTCAGttcaaaatatcaattaaaaattctaatatatattcatatttgcCAAAAAGTGATGAAGTTATTCAAAAAATAGCACGTCATTGGATGACGTTAAAGGCCGAAAGCAAAAGCATTTACGTACAAGTCAAGACAAAAGGGAAAAATCCTCAGAAATGACTGGTGAGAAGGGCAAAGACTTTTCATCTAATATACCAAACAACTTCTAGGGCAAGTTCCTCCTCAAATATGCCACCTTTCACCATATAAAAATTTCCACACAAGAGTCCTTCACAGAGTTGAATTGTGTTCTTTGTAGATTTCAGAGTTATTTTTTCCCTAACATTATGGCACAAGAATTGGAGTGTGCCCCTGAACTTGCTGTTGATGATTTTTACTTGTCAGCTCTTTTTGAAGAGGAATACTGTGATCAACAAGCCATTCTCCCGGTTTCTGACTCCAAATATGCTGAGGAGTCAATGAAGATGTCAATGGTGAAACTGGAATCTGGTGAGTCCTCTCAAAGTTTCTGTGAGATTTGtgctgaaagaaaagaaatttatgaattttataaaactgAGAGTTGTGTTCACTCTTATTGCCTTGATTGTATGAGCAAATATGTGGCTACAAAGCTTCAGGATAAGGTTATCACAGTGACTTGTCCTGGTTTGAACTGCAAATCCATCctggaaattgatttttttaggcCTTTGCTTCCAAAGGATGTGGTTGAAATTTGGGAGGAGGCCATTTGCGAAGAGATGATTGATGTTTCACAGAGGTTTCACTGTCCATTCAAGGATTGTTCAGCCATGTTGGTGATTGAAATTGATGGAGAAGTTATAACTTGTGCTGAATGCCCTTTTTGTCACAGATTGTTCTGTGCACAGTGTGATGTTCCATGGCATTGTGGGATGGAGTGTGGGGAGTATCAGAGTCTCAACGAAGATGAAAGAGGGAGGGAAGATCTCATGGTGAGAGAGCTGGCTAAGGAGAAGGAATGGGCCAGATGCCCCAAGTGCAAATATTATGTTGAAAGGACAGCAGGTTGCCGACATATGACTTGCAGGTTACTACGTCTCATTAGTACATGATTAATCAAGAGTTGATTGAGGcttattaaactatttttcttgcttttaccATTGTTTATAATCTGACCTAATAGATTAATTAATGGTTGTGGTTTGCAGGTGCAAGTTTCAGTTTTGCTATGGATGTGGAATAGAGTGGGATGAATGCCATGGTGGTTGCCGGAGGCAGTAGCAGATTAGAACAAGCCTGCATCAGAAAGAAAATATGActttaatcttatatttttatgtgtaCATATCTCTTATCTAATCTCTATGTAATCCAATTCCAaagtttgaattataaatatttatcttcGATTTacccaattaattaaaataaattattaaggtataataaataataaagagtCATGTGTTCACATTTTAGAATGTAGATTGAAGACTTTTTCTTTGGACTTTGGTAgtataattgttttcttttcattcttttattcGGACAATGATGTTAGCTTTCAATATGCTTTGCTTTACTTGCATAGTTTTGGGTAACATCGATTAGTAGTATAAAGAAAATTCTGCCAACATATCAACAAAATTGTAGTGGGTTGggaataaataaaacatatatatatatatatgtacaagAAAAGAGGAAGGAGGTAAAAATGAAATGATAGGGAAATAAGTAGgtttttgtataatttgattatttgaaatgtttattttttttatttttgttaatttagaattatattataaatttgaaaaataaaataacaaaaataaaaatagtagtttcaccttttaatattgttttttcattcaCAGAGTTTGATGATGGGATGGAAAACgtaattcattcaaagtttaTAAAGTACaactttttcaatatttttataattctcaTTGTTTCAAGCATGGTAaaggtttgaatttaatttttttttttaaattctaataattcATCAGTTTTGCTAACTTCTAGTTCTTATATAAAACCCATTTCATATGTTACTAATTTggtaagtttgaaaaacaatttttttaatattattattattaataaatattttttaatattaaaagcgctgaaaatgtaatttaggtTCTTAAATCTGCCGCTTAATGTTTGAAACAACTTTTGGATCCATTACACATTGAagaattgtttttatatttttcctgtGGACTAAAGTTATTGACATTAATTTAATTGCCCAAGAATGGATCACAACAAGAGATCTGCATGCTTGGCCCAAGGATTCAGCTATAAGACCTGAGCTTATCCATTTCTCCATATcatgtagaaaaaaaaatagccTCAAGTAATTTATCCAACAATATTACAACAAATGAGACATATTTTAGATCCTCCAAGactaaaagatatttaataagTGGgcagtaaatgattttaaaaattataattatgtgtaaatttaaaaataaattataatagacGATCTCTGAAAATGTAAAGTTATCGTAtcagtttataaaaaataatttatagaaataatattattcaaatttaaaattccgattccattttttttatttttggtggaatCTTTTTTAGAATGATCTATTGAATTGAATgcattaaattttaagaatatgaTGTTAGACAATATTTTCTAGGATATTTgttcttgatttttttcttgtatGTTTATTTTTCCTTGATAATATTACTCCATGTTATGTTTCAGTTGACATTAACTTTGAAATAAGAGTTGAACATTATGTAGTTTTCAAtggattattaatttaatttttacattaaGTTGGTTATaggatattatttaaaaatattgttaatatatatgcCTCTTTGTCTGATTTTAAAGGTCTTTTTAATAATTCCAATAagaattttataagtaaatcaATCTCACAGGAGAAtctaaaaaattcttaaaagcATTCGGTGttgattataaaaaaagggaaaaaaaaaaaacaatttaaatatactcAAAGAGGTGCATTTGATTTATTAAAGGAAGCTAGGTTCGTTTTTCCCTTTCAAATCGAAAAGACAGAATTGGCTGTAAAATCAatttactcaaaaaaaaaaaaagttcctttatatatttacaaagtAAAATTCAAGCTCCATCATATTACAGAGTAGAATTTATACTTACTTTTGAATGAAATATCTTACAAAATCATCTAAGTTTTCATAAATCCCACATTAATTTCCATGGAATCTAATGCTTATTTTGGAATTGGTTTTCATTAAAGTTTTCTCCTCCCACCCACCCACTCAACCCCACCACTTCAACTTTGCAAAATTAGTTTACCACCTTGGAAAAGTATATGTTTATCTTGTCATTGAAgtaatctttctttattttcttgaatttttaaagaCCGAGAAAGGTTCATATAGcacataaactttttttaactaattaaaacCTTTTCTTTATTTAGGTAAAAgttgtttgtattttttcaaGTTAAGTTGATCATATCAAAAGAAAATCAAGATCCCATTTAAAGATAACTCCATGTGACTTGTGGTGAATGATGTAGAATGTTGAAAGAATAAAGCAAACTTAATAAATGACATTGCTTAATAAAGGAGGACAAACACTAACATGCCTTACCATGTATTATTggtcataaaagaaaaagtagaacacaataatttataatgaaatggTGATGATTTGGTATTAGAAAGTATTGATATTGATGGGTATATTATAAAAACctataaatttatgtgtatatattttgaatatacaaaatagatacacaaatgatgtattattatgtaattgagtgattttaaattaaagataaaataatatctaataatttaatatcatattattcgtatatttttttttgtgtatttaaaataaatatatataccctATCTCTATAAAAACAATGGGATTGTACCTTACCCGTATGTCCCATATATATGtttcattatttattcaaaCACAATATTATGCTTgtgattttgaatgaattatatacacatcatcattaattatttacaaCCACACAATCTTTGTTGCCCAAATTTCATTTTGTCAAACTTCGTTATGATTACTCTTTAATATTTGATTCAACtgaaatttttcttttgaaattggATGTCATTACTAATTCATGATATGAGATTTACATAATAAATACCTTATTCATATTCTCGATCCTTTGAGAATTTTAAAGACATTTATAACTTTTAGATTGTCATCACTGTTCAATGAATATGACCCTCTTTTCCCTCCAACTTGATTTGGTTGAGTATCAACAGTCTTCCCAAATAATGTTAtcaacttaaattaataatatcgTAGACTTAATACTCTTTTTAGTcctttatttaagtttatttatctACAAAATCATGCTTACAAAAGTCTTTTTCCAGAAGATgtgttttaataaattctattttgaggagatatgaaattttagcTTCATAAACTCtcctcaataataataataataaaagtgataGAAGAAAATGTGCTCACGATGGCCATCTTTgatagtttgaaaaaaaaaaaaaaacagaaaagaaaagaaaagcgaAGGCACTATGATTGAATGGCCACTGCCGACCACACTTTCCATTCCAATTCACCAGTGTTCTTATTTTGCTTCTTCGTCTATGTCTCTATGGTGACATTTGAAGTTCTGTCACCACGAGACacaaaaataatgtattaaaaCTTGTGTTAATCgtgtttatgttattatattatgtacttaatgagttattttttttttctataaatagaaaaatgaaaagaggAGAAGGataatgcatgcatgcatgcataagAACAATTCAAATATGGCGACAGAAACTTAATGAAAATAACATCCGCTTGGACAATTGTGAAATATGCATACACGTATTGAAGTTTAAAGTAAGGtcagttttcttcttttcaaatttagcttTCCATGAGACGTAAAGATTAgaggataaaataattaattatcgaCGCAACTATATGATTATGATCTACGAAATGTATTActgcatttatttttattggttttggATGCAGCAGTGCTTATGAAAtgctttaaattttttcaaaaaataattagaacATTAGTCTGGGGAATTGGGTTCCATTAATTTAGTAAGTTGGCAGATGAATggaccaagaaaaaaaaaatggccgATTTCTCATCCATAAATGAACCAATTTTCTTTTGCACAACATACCAATTTAACATTGTGTGACACAGGCCAATGCTCCAAAAAGGCTGCCACAAAACAGGAAAATCGGCCGATACAATGCACGAGAGCAGTGTGAAAATGAATCCGGAAGAGGGCCTTTCTACAAAGAGCCGAAGCCTCCAAACTGGGAATTGCAGCAGAAATTGGGTGCCCCATTAAAAGACTGGAATTTATTATCCCAACAACCATGAAATAGTTTTGGAAGATGTTCCTCCTGAAGCTGCCAGAGATATTATCGGAGTTAACTGGTTCCCTGATAATTAATCATCTCTTCATCCTATTTCCATTACTGTTATTGAACTATTCTTAAGccctctctctctatatatattttgtgtatttttacTAGATTATGCACTTAACTTGATCCTGCCTGTGGGGATGTCTTGGTTTATCACTGTATCATAATTTCGATTAGGgtgaataacattttcccactcTAGGTTTGGTGCACAAAcacctttttatctttttggataatataaattatactttttcaTCCAAAACTAAAACCTGTTAACGAAAAATAcataacaaaaaggaaaaaataatcaatttggtTAAACATAACATGACAAAACCTAAAACAATGGCagttaaaaattgtttaaaaatgttattatttaatatccctttattttatatagaggtattcaaatgatataaaatttgttctaAACATGTTAACCATTAAATTGAGaccccaaaatttaaaattataatactattaacatatataaattgataaaacatAAATCATAGAGCCCATATGCACAAATTCTA
Above is a genomic segment from Mangifera indica cultivar Alphonso chromosome 3, CATAS_Mindica_2.1, whole genome shotgun sequence containing:
- the LOC123210646 gene encoding probable E3 ubiquitin-protein ligase RNF217, yielding MAQELECAPELAVDDFYLSALFEEEYCDQQAILPVSDSKYAEESMKMSMVKLESGESSQSFCEICAERKEIYEFYKTESCVHSYCLDCMSKYVATKLQDKVITVTCPGLNCKSILEIDFFRPLLPKDVVEIWEEAICEEMIDVSQRFHCPFKDCSAMLVIEIDGEVITCAECPFCHRLFCAQCDVPWHCGMECGEYQSLNEDERGREDLMVRELAKEKEWARCPKCKYYVERTAGCRHMTCRCKFQFCYGCGIEWDECHGGCRRQ